The Dermacentor albipictus isolate Rhodes 1998 colony chromosome 2, USDA_Dalb.pri_finalv2, whole genome shotgun sequence genome has a segment encoding these proteins:
- the LOC135900978 gene encoding glutathione S-transferase 1-1-like, which translates to MTITLYNIIGSPPCNFVRTLAKHLDIDVKLKNLDYMNKEQYREEYLKINPFHKVPAIDDEGFIVYESNAIAYYLLRKYAPDSELYPACIKTRTHIDQILSALVTTIHSASGVFIAPRVYQKTKPTTEEITTFEQNVLRGLELLIGEGKFAVGDTFTLADMALTARIIVPLENKFVDHSKFPKLTSYYERVKREQPYFEEIYRPGINSFKQMFDNLK; encoded by the exons ATGACCATCACTCTGTATAATATAATTGGCAGTCCACCCTGCAACTTTGTACGCACACTCGCAAAGCATTTGGACATAGATGTGAAGCTCAAGAATTTGGACTACATGAACAAGGAGCAGTATAGGGAGGAATACCTCAAG ATCAATCCATTCCACAAAGTTCCTGCGATTGACGATGAAGGTTTTATCGTCTATGAAAG CAACGCCATTGCCTACTACTTGCTCCGCAAGTACGCCCCCGATTCGGAGCTCTACCCGGCTTGCATCAAGACTCGCACCCACATCGACCAGATTCTTTCAGCACTTGTCACTACAATCCACAGTGCATCCGGAGTGTTCATC GCTCCTCGAGTCTATCAGAAGACCAAGCCGACGACTGAGGAGATTACGACATTTGAACAGAATGTGCTCCGAGGGCTAGAACTCCTCATCGGTGAGGGCAAGTTCGCGGTTGGGGACACCTTCACCCTCGCCGACATGGCCTTAACAGCACGCATAATTGTGCCCCTTGAG AACAAGTTCGTGGACCATTCCAAGTTTCCCAAGCTGACAAGCTACTACGAGCGTGTCAAGCGCGAGCAGCCTTACTTTGAGGAAATATACAGGCCAGGCATAAACAGCTTCAAGCAGATGTTCGATAACCTAAAGTAG